From Sphingomonas nostoxanthinifaciens, a single genomic window includes:
- the fabD gene encoding ACP S-malonyltransferase has translation MRAFIFPGQGSQAVGMGVALAQASAAARAVFEEVDDALGQNLSRLMADGPPDDLTLTENAQPAIMANAIATLRMLEIEGGVRLADKAAFVAGHSLGEYSALCAGEAFDLPTTARLLRLRGQAMQAAVPVGEGAMAALLGADFALAEAICADAAQGEVCQAANDNGGGQVVISGAKAAVERAMALAKERGVKRALPLPVSAPFHCALMQPAADAMAEALARVAIRAPLVPVYANVTAAAAVDPDTIRGLLVAQVTGTVRWRESVEAMVAAGVGEFVEFGAKVLGPMVKRIAPDATATSLVTAADVEAFAASL, from the coding sequence ATGCGAGCCTTCATCTTTCCCGGCCAGGGCAGCCAGGCAGTCGGCATGGGCGTGGCGCTCGCCCAGGCGAGCGCGGCGGCGCGTGCCGTGTTCGAGGAGGTCGACGACGCGCTCGGCCAGAATCTGTCGCGGCTGATGGCCGACGGCCCGCCCGACGATCTCACGCTGACCGAGAACGCCCAGCCTGCGATTATGGCGAACGCCATTGCGACGTTGCGCATGCTGGAGATCGAGGGCGGGGTGCGGCTGGCCGACAAGGCCGCGTTCGTCGCCGGCCACAGCCTCGGCGAATATAGCGCGTTGTGCGCGGGCGAGGCGTTCGATCTTCCCACGACCGCACGCCTGCTGAGGCTGCGCGGGCAGGCGATGCAAGCGGCGGTGCCGGTGGGCGAGGGGGCGATGGCGGCTCTGCTCGGCGCCGACTTCGCGCTGGCCGAGGCGATCTGCGCCGACGCGGCGCAGGGCGAGGTCTGCCAGGCGGCCAACGACAATGGCGGCGGGCAGGTCGTGATTTCGGGGGCGAAGGCGGCGGTCGAGCGGGCGATGGCGCTCGCCAAGGAGCGCGGCGTCAAACGCGCGCTGCCGTTGCCCGTGTCGGCGCCGTTCCATTGCGCGCTGATGCAGCCGGCCGCCGACGCGATGGCCGAGGCGCTGGCGAGGGTCGCGATCCGCGCGCCTCTGGTGCCGGTCTACGCCAACGTCACCGCCGCTGCGGCGGTCGATCCCGACACGATCCGTGGCCTGCTGGTGGCGCAGGTGACCGGCACCGTGCGCTGGCGCGAGAGCGTCGAGGCGATGGTCGCGGCGGGCGTCGGCGAGTTCGTCGAGTTCGGCGCCAAGGTGCTCGGCCCAATGGTCAAGCGCATCGCGCCCGACGCGACTGCGACCAGCCTGGTGACCGCCGCCGACGTCGAGGCGTTCGCGGCCTCGCTCTGA
- a CDS encoding NUDIX domain-containing protein — protein MAAPRSAGVLLYRRTGAVPEVLLVLPGGPFWRGRDVGAWQIPKGAIEPGETPLAAAIREVGEELGVTLTDVPRPLAQVRQAGGKWVEAFTLEQDVDPDAVVSITFELEWPPRSGRMRSFPEVAAARWFTLDAARRMILLSQAPLVEAIAQILH, from the coding sequence TTGGCTGCGCCCCGTAGCGCCGGGGTGCTGCTCTATCGTCGGACCGGCGCGGTGCCGGAGGTGCTGCTGGTGCTGCCCGGCGGCCCGTTCTGGCGCGGCCGCGACGTCGGCGCATGGCAGATTCCCAAGGGCGCGATCGAACCGGGCGAGACGCCGCTCGCCGCCGCGATCCGCGAGGTGGGGGAAGAATTGGGCGTCACGCTGACCGACGTGCCACGCCCGCTCGCGCAGGTGCGACAGGCCGGCGGCAAGTGGGTGGAGGCGTTCACGCTCGAACAGGATGTCGATCCGGATGCGGTCGTCAGCATCACGTTCGAGCTCGAATGGCCGCCGCGTTCGGGCCGGATGCGGTCTTTCCCCGAAGTCGCCGCCGCGCGTTGGTTCACGCTGGATGCGGCGCGGCGGATGATTCTGTTGAGCCAGGCGCCGCTGGTGGAGGCGATCGCGCAAATCCTGCATTGA
- a CDS encoding acyl carrier protein — protein sequence MSDTAERVKKIVVEHLGVEPEKVTEDASFIDDLGADSLDIVELVMAFEEEFGVEIPDDAAEKITTVKDAITYIDTNKG from the coding sequence ATGAGCGACACCGCCGAGCGCGTGAAGAAGATCGTCGTCGAGCATCTCGGCGTCGAGCCCGAGAAGGTCACCGAGGATGCGAGCTTCATCGATGATCTCGGTGCCGACAGCCTCGACATCGTCGAGCTGGTGATGGCGTTCGAGGAAGAATTTGGCGTGGAGATCCCCGACGACGCGGCGGAGAAGATCACCACCGTCAAGGATGCGATCACCTATATCGACACCAACAAGGGCTGA
- a CDS encoding cell division ATP-binding protein FtsE, producing the protein MAGIVQIENVGLRFGTGAEALSDLSLTLARGSFHFLVGPSGAGKTSLLRLIGGGVRPSRGIVRLFGEDLAGVPRARLPALRRRLGMVHQDAVLVPGLTSFDNIALPLRIAGLDEAQISAQVSEMLDWVGLATRAAARPEALSAGERQRVGIARAVIGRPELILADEPTGNVDAELAARLIHLLDALHRAGTTVVVATHDLSLIGRVRDAGLIRLARGRLDDPVGTLRHPAARLATA; encoded by the coding sequence ATGGCCGGCATCGTCCAGATCGAGAATGTCGGGCTTCGTTTCGGCACCGGCGCCGAGGCGCTTTCGGACCTGAGCCTTACTTTGGCGCGCGGCTCATTCCACTTTCTGGTGGGGCCGTCGGGTGCGGGCAAGACCTCGCTGCTGCGGCTGATCGGCGGCGGCGTGCGGCCAAGCCGCGGCATCGTCCGCCTGTTCGGAGAGGATCTGGCGGGCGTGCCGCGGGCGCGGCTGCCGGCGCTGCGCCGTCGGCTGGGCATGGTGCATCAGGATGCCGTGCTGGTTCCGGGCCTCACCAGCTTCGACAATATCGCTTTGCCGCTGCGCATCGCCGGGCTCGACGAGGCGCAGATCAGCGCGCAGGTGAGCGAGATGCTCGACTGGGTCGGCCTCGCGACGCGCGCCGCCGCGCGGCCCGAGGCGCTTTCGGCCGGCGAGCGCCAGCGCGTCGGCATCGCCCGCGCGGTGATCGGCCGGCCCGAGCTGATCCTCGCCGACGAGCCGACCGGCAATGTCGATGCCGAGCTGGCGGCGCGGCTGATCCACCTGCTCGATGCGCTCCATCGCGCCGGCACGACGGTGGTGGTCGCGACGCACGATCTCTCGCTGATCGGGCGGGTGCGCGATGCCGGGCTGATCCGGCTGGCGCGTGGCCGGCTCGATGATCCGGTGGGCACGCTGCGGCATCCCGCCGCGCGGCTGGCGACGGCATGA
- the rplI gene encoding 50S ribosomal protein L9 codes for MDVILLERVEKLGAIGDVVSVKNGFARNYLLPRKKALRANEANKKVFEANRAQIEADNANRRGDAQAASKGVDGKTILLIRQASNTGQLYGSVSARDLAELLAEDGVKVGKSQIVLDKPIKAIGLFQVKVSLHPEVSVTIKVNVARSPEEAELQAQGVDVRAQMFERDEAGFTEAYDPNAEPGEIAAEEPAQG; via the coding sequence ATGGACGTGATCCTGCTCGAGCGTGTCGAGAAGCTCGGCGCCATCGGCGACGTCGTTTCGGTCAAGAACGGCTTCGCCCGCAACTATCTCCTGCCGCGCAAGAAGGCGCTGCGCGCCAACGAGGCCAACAAGAAGGTCTTCGAGGCGAACCGCGCCCAGATCGAGGCGGACAATGCCAACCGGCGCGGCGACGCGCAGGCGGCGTCGAAGGGCGTCGATGGCAAGACCATCCTGCTGATCCGGCAGGCGTCGAACACCGGCCAGCTCTACGGCTCGGTGTCCGCACGCGACCTCGCCGAACTGCTTGCCGAGGACGGCGTCAAGGTTGGCAAGAGCCAGATCGTGCTCGACAAGCCGATCAAGGCGATCGGCCTGTTCCAGGTGAAGGTTTCGCTGCACCCGGAAGTGTCGGTGACGATCAAGGTGAACGTCGCCCGCTCGCCCGAGGAAGCCGAACTGCAGGCGCAGGGCGTCGACGTCCGTGCGCAGATGTTCGAGCGCGACGAAGCCGGCTTCACCGAGGCCTACGATCCGAACGCCGAGCCGGGCGAGATCGCAGCCGAGGAGCCGGCGCAGGGCTGA
- the rpsF gene encoding 30S ribosomal protein S6 has translation MALYEHVFLARQDLAQAQVDALAETATKIVEEGQGKVVKTETWGLRGLAYRIAKNRKAHYVMLEIDAPAGVIAELERQTAINEDVIRYMTIRVDAHEQGPSAMMRRQERDRQREQRGDRPRRDDRDMAA, from the coding sequence ATGGCTCTCTACGAGCATGTCTTCCTTGCGCGCCAGGATCTGGCGCAGGCACAGGTAGACGCACTGGCGGAAACCGCCACCAAGATTGTCGAAGAAGGACAGGGCAAGGTCGTCAAGACCGAGACCTGGGGCCTGCGCGGCCTCGCCTATCGCATCGCCAAGAACCGCAAGGCGCATTACGTGATGCTCGAGATCGACGCGCCCGCGGGCGTGATCGCCGAGCTGGAGCGCCAGACCGCGATCAACGAGGACGTGATCCGCTACATGACCATTCGCGTCGATGCGCATGAGCAGGGTCCGTCGGCAATGATGCGCCGTCAGGAGCGTGACCGCCAGCGCGAGCAGCGCGGCGATCGTCCGCGCCGCGACGACCGCGACATGGCCGCGTAA
- a CDS encoding PAS domain-containing protein, producing the protein MSVETPRTRVTAAEFVRRFGCWQEEAVQRPVYVTHHGRDRLVMLSVASYQSLRGRSTGEASQRPPLEPMLEHMTEGFFAVDQAFRLVEINAVAAGYFRLVRGAALGLRLADEVSRLDGSLLMGHLMRAVAAGEMANFSTPSPCYSGRVLHLRVFPHGDGAACLMRDITEEIEGQRRCDADAAGMAALTIHGGVGRARLSARGTFVEVDEALAGMAGFASQMLVRARLVDVLPLDRRVAASSELEAVMSGGGARAFDTALLVNRGDELPVRIALAAQYGERDGDGAVVLVSRR; encoded by the coding sequence ATGAGTGTTGAGACCCCCCGGACGCGCGTGACGGCGGCAGAGTTCGTCCGCCGTTTCGGCTGCTGGCAGGAAGAGGCCGTCCAGCGTCCCGTCTACGTGACGCATCATGGGCGTGATCGCCTGGTGATGCTGTCGGTCGCCTCCTATCAATCGTTGCGCGGGCGTTCGACCGGCGAGGCCAGCCAGCGGCCGCCGCTCGAGCCGATGCTCGAACATATGACCGAGGGCTTCTTCGCGGTCGATCAGGCGTTCCGTCTGGTCGAGATCAACGCGGTCGCGGCGGGTTATTTCCGTCTGGTGCGCGGCGCCGCGCTCGGCCTGCGCCTGGCCGACGAGGTATCGCGGCTCGACGGCTCGCTGCTGATGGGCCACCTGATGCGCGCGGTCGCGGCGGGCGAGATGGCCAATTTCTCCACGCCGTCGCCCTGCTATTCCGGGCGCGTGCTGCATCTTCGCGTGTTTCCGCATGGCGACGGCGCGGCGTGCCTGATGCGCGACATTACCGAGGAGATCGAAGGGCAGCGGCGCTGCGACGCCGATGCGGCCGGCATGGCGGCGTTGACGATCCATGGCGGCGTCGGCCGCGCTCGCCTGTCGGCGCGCGGCACCTTCGTCGAGGTCGACGAGGCGCTGGCCGGCATGGCGGGCTTCGCGTCGCAGATGCTGGTACGTGCGCGCCTGGTCGACGTGCTGCCGCTCGATCGCCGCGTCGCCGCGTCGAGCGAGCTGGAAGCCGTCATGAGCGGTGGCGGGGCACGCGCATTCGATACGGCTTTGCTGGTCAATCGCGGCGACGAACTGCCGGTGCGCATCGCGCTGGCGGCGCAATATGGCGAGCGCGACGGCGACGGGGCGGTGGTGCTGGTCTCGCGGCGGTAA
- the rpsR gene encoding 30S ribosomal protein S18 — protein MARAFFRRRKSCPFSAKDAPRIDYKDVRLLQGFVSERGKIVPSRITAVSAKKQRELAQAIKRARHIGLLPYIVK, from the coding sequence ATGGCCCGCGCCTTTTTCCGCCGCCGCAAGAGCTGCCCCTTCTCCGCGAAGGACGCTCCCCGGATCGATTACAAGGACGTTCGTCTGCTGCAGGGCTTCGTGTCCGAGCGTGGCAAGATCGTTCCCAGCCGCATCACTGCGGTTTCCGCCAAGAAGCAGCGCGAACTCGCCCAGGCGATCAAGCGCGCCCGTCACATCGGGCTGCTTCCGTACATCGTTAAGTAA
- the fabG gene encoding 3-oxoacyl-[acyl-carrier-protein] reductase, protein MFDLSGMTALVTGASGGIGSAIAKGLAAQGATVALSGTRAEALEQVAAGIDGAKVVPCNLSDSAAVEALVPAAIEALGGKLDILVNNAGITRDNLVMRMKDDEWDQVIAVNLEAAFRLIRAAARPMMKARFGRIVTITSVVGHTGNPGQANYAASKGGLTAMSKALAQELASRQITVNCVAPGFIGSAMTDALNEAQKGTILSRIPAGALGTGEDVAAAVAYLASRQAGYVTGQTIHVNGGMAMV, encoded by the coding sequence ATGTTCGACCTTTCAGGCATGACCGCGCTGGTGACCGGCGCGTCCGGCGGCATCGGCTCGGCGATCGCCAAGGGGCTGGCGGCGCAGGGGGCGACCGTGGCGCTCTCCGGCACGCGCGCCGAGGCGCTGGAGCAGGTGGCCGCGGGCATCGATGGCGCGAAGGTCGTGCCCTGCAATCTTTCGGACAGCGCGGCAGTCGAGGCGCTGGTGCCCGCCGCGATCGAGGCGCTGGGCGGCAAGCTCGACATCCTCGTCAACAATGCCGGCATCACCCGCGACAATCTCGTCATGCGGATGAAGGATGACGAGTGGGATCAGGTGATCGCGGTCAACCTTGAAGCGGCATTCAGGCTGATCCGCGCCGCCGCGCGGCCGATGATGAAGGCGCGATTCGGGCGCATCGTCACGATCACCTCGGTGGTCGGTCACACCGGCAATCCCGGTCAGGCGAACTATGCGGCATCGAAGGGCGGCCTCACCGCCATGTCGAAGGCGCTGGCGCAGGAACTGGCCAGCCGGCAGATCACGGTCAATTGCGTGGCGCCGGGCTTCATCGGCTCGGCGATGACCGATGCGCTCAACGAAGCCCAGAAAGGCACCATTCTCAGCCGCATCCCGGCCGGCGCGCTGGGCACGGGCGAGGATGTGGCGGCGGCGGTCGCCTATCTCGCCAGTCGTCAGGCGGGCTACGTCACCGGCCAGACGATCCATGTCAACGGCGGCATGGCGATGGTCTGA